The Sinorhizobium fredii USDA 257 region GACCCGCGGCGCCACCCGAACGCACCTCACCGACTCCAATCGAGAGAGCAAACGGGTGCCGCAGTCCCTTCTCCCCGCGAGCGGGGAGAAGGTGGCCGGCAGGCCGGATAAGGGGGCAAGTAACCCAGCGAAAGGGCGCTAAAGTCCCGCCTGCCACGCCTTAATTGCATCGAGCGGCCAGACGAGCATCAGCACGTTGAGTGTCAGGTTGTCGCGGATCAGCCAGCCGGTGAAGAGTTCGAGGGCGATGGCGATCACCACGGTTACCGCCACAGGCAGCCGCGATGCTATGAGGAAGCCCGCTGCCATGGCGAGCGTGTCCATGGTGGAATTCAGAATGCTGTCGCCGAAATAGTCGAGCGAGATCGTCGCGGAGCGATAGCGGTTGATCACCATCGGCGTGTTCTCGGCAATCTCCCAGGCAGACTCGATCATGGTCGCGAGCAGCAGACGGGCGCTCAAAGGCTTGCCGCGCAGCACGAGATAGCCGAGGCCGTAGAAGAGAATGCCGTGGATGATGTGGGACGGCGTATACCAGTCGGCAATATGCTGGGAGTTGCCGCTGGAATTGACGACGCCCTCCCATAATTTCACGTAGCCGCATTCGCAGATCCACAGCCGTCCCATCAGATGCTGCGTCAGGATCTGGATCGCGACGACGCCGAGGCAGGCGAGCAGCCAGATCCAAATGCGCTGTCTGTGATCCTCGGTACCGGCGGCGATCGTCACTCGGCACCTTCCTGTTCCAGCGAGTGCTTCATGATCAGCGGCATCTGGGCAAGAGTGAAGAGAATGGTGATCGGCATCGTTCCCCAGACCTTGAAGGCGACCCAGAAGTCCGTCGAGAAGGTGCGCCAGACGATCTCGTTCAGGACCGCGAGAAACAGGAAGAACACGCCCCAGCGGATCGTCAGCTTGCGCCAGCCGTCCTCGTCGAGCTTGAAGGCAGCGTGGAAGACATAGCCGAGCAGCGACTTGCCGAACAGCAGCCCGCCGAGCAGGATCGCGCCGAAGAGCGTATTGACGATGGTCGGCTTCATCTTGATGAAGGTGTCGTTCTGCAGCCAGAGGGTCAGCGCGCCGAAGACGAAGACGACGATGCCGGAGATCAGCGGCATCATCGGCAGGGTGCGGGTCATGATCCAGGAGGCGATGAGTGCCGCGGCGGTCGCTGCCATGAACAGGCCGGTGGCGATGAAGATCGGCTCGCCGAGCTCCGCAAG contains the following coding sequences:
- a CDS encoding DUF2585 domain-containing protein; this encodes MTIAAGTEDHRQRIWIWLLACLGVVAIQILTQHLMGRLWICECGYVKLWEGVVNSSGNSQHIADWYTPSHIIHGILFYGLGYLVLRGKPLSARLLLATMIESAWEIAENTPMVINRYRSATISLDYFGDSILNSTMDTLAMAAGFLIASRLPVAVTVVIAIALELFTGWLIRDNLTLNVLMLVWPLDAIKAWQAGL
- a CDS encoding septation protein A, giving the protein MSTIEAAKPKTEVSPLLKLVLELGPLMVFFFANSRGDWLASRFPALAELGEPIFIATGLFMAATAAALIASWIMTRTLPMMPLISGIVVFVFGALTLWLQNDTFIKMKPTIVNTLFGAILLGGLLFGKSLLGYVFHAAFKLDEDGWRKLTIRWGVFFLFLAVLNEIVWRTFSTDFWVAFKVWGTMPITILFTLAQMPLIMKHSLEQEGAE